The Apus apus isolate bApuApu2 chromosome 20, bApuApu2.pri.cur, whole genome shotgun sequence genome includes a region encoding these proteins:
- the UBE2J2 gene encoding ubiquitin-conjugating enzyme E2 J2 — protein MSNNSNKRAPTTATQRLKQDYLRIKKDPVPYICAEPLPSNILEWHYVVRGPEMTPYEGGYYHGKLIFPREFPFKPPSIYMITPNGRFKCNTRLCLSITDFHPDTWNPAWSVSTILTGLLSFMVEKGPTLGSIETSEFTKRQLAAQSLAFNLKDKVFCELFPEVVEEMKQKQKAQEELSNRPPSLPLPDVVPDGEAHYGQNGIPLLNGHVPLAPANHPGLQQANRNHGLLGGALANLFVIVGFAAFAYTVKYVLRSIAQE, from the exons aTGAGCAACAACAGTAATAAGAGAGCACCCACGACAGCAACACAGAGGCTGAAACAAGACTACCTTCGAATTAAGAAGGATCCAGTGCCTTACATCTGTGCAGAGCCCCTCCCATCCAATATCCTGGAATG GCACTACGTTGTGAGGGGACCTGAAATGACTCCCTATGAAG GTGGCTATTATCATGGGAAACTAATATTCCCCAGAGAATTTCCTTTTAAACCTCCTAGTATTTATATGATTACACCTAATGGAAGGTTTAAGTGTAATACAAG GTTGTGTCTTTCCATCACTGATTTCCACCCGGATACATGGAATCCAGCTTGGTCAGTCTCAACGATCTTGACGGGCCTTCTTAGTTTTATGGTGGAAAAGGGCCCCACACTGGGCAGCATAGAGACATCAGAGTTCACA AAaaggcagctggcagcacaAAGCTTAGCATTTAACCTAAAAGATAAAGTCTTCTGTGAGCTCTTCCCTGAAGTGGTGGAG gagatgaaacaaaaacagaaagcacaagAAGAGCTCAGTAACAGACCTCCATCCCTTCCTTTGCCAGATGTTGTCCCTGATGGGGAAGCACACTATGGGCAGAATGGAATACCCCTCCTTAATGGGCACGTACCCCTGGCACCTGCCAATCACCCCGGTCTCCAGCAGGCCAACCGCAACCATGGACTTCTAGGCGGAGCTCTGGCGAACTTGTTTGTTATAGTTGGTTTTGCAGCCTTTGCCTACACAGTCAAGTATGTACTGAGAAGCATAGCGCAAGAATGA
- the C1QTNF12 gene encoding adipolin, producing MKGCTWVFVATLLCQQFCLFRVTAAKRERKMKKEPSQYTEPFNATLSNSEELHGHPKILESPDPRITDPRRTWISFVHRPDDGNTSKRRCKGKDKKLRGLVGPPGPPGPQGPPGAPGAEVTREVLLQEFKEILKEAIERRASLAISAHPSQLPPLLLSLEEVSPHRRVEEAFHCKLKGQVTVDKKTLVELQNFQSPLARGAFLRGTGLNLATGRFTAPVSGIYQFSANVHIDHSELKSKVQLRARDNVRVLICIESLCHRYTSLEVIAGLESNSKIFTVYVHGLLQLQAGQYTSIFVDNSAGAPITIQNGSDFMGMLMGS from the exons ATGAAGGGGTGCACCTGGGTATTTGTGGCAACTTTACTTTGTCAGCAGTTTTGCCTCTTCAGAGTTACAGcagcaaagagagagagaaagatgaaGAAGGAGCCTAGTCAGTACACAGAGCCTTTCAATGCCACCCTCTCAAACAGTGAAGAACTGCACGGGCATCCCAAG ATCCTGGAATCTCCAGATCCTCGGATCACAGATCCACGGCGAACCTGGATCTCCTTTGTTCACCGCCCAGATGATGGCAACACCTCCAAGAGGAGATGCAAGGGGAAAGACAAGAAATTA CGTGGCCTTGTTGGGCCTCCAGGACCTCCAGGCCCCCAGGGACCTCCAGGAGCACCTGGTGCTGAAGTCACCCGGGAAGTCCTTCTGCAGGAGTTTAAGGAGATATTGAAAG AAGCCATTGAGCGTCGAGCATCCCTGGCTATTTCAGCTCATCCTAGCCAGCTGCCTCCACTCCTGCTCTCCTTGGAGGAAGTTTCACCCCACAGACGTGTGGAGGAGGCATTCCACTGCAAGCTGAAAGGACAAGTCACTGTAGATAAGAAGACCTTGGTAGAACTTCAGAACTTCCAGTCG CCTCTGGCCAGAGGAGCTTTTCTCCGGGGGACAGGATTAAATCTGGCAACAGGACGTTTCACAGCACCTGTGTCTGGCATCTACCAGTTTTCAGCCAATGTCCACATTG ACCACAGTGAGTTGAAGAGTAAAGTCCAGCTCCGAGCCAGAGACAACGTCCGTGTCTTGATCTGCATCGAGTCCCTGTGCCACCGATACAC GTCTTTGGAAGTCATTGCTGGGCTGGAAAGTAACAGCAAGATCTTCACTGTCTATGTGCATggcttgctgcagctgcag gctgGCCAGTACACCTCCATATTTGTGGACAACAGTGCTGGAGCCCCCATCACCATCCAGAATGGATCAGACTTCATGGGCATGTTGATGGGCTCGTAA